CGCGGACTGCGCGCCAAGGTCAATCTCATCGCGCTCAATCCCGGCCCGGGCATCGATTTCGGCACGCCTGCCGACGACCGCGTCCGCGCCTTCCAGCAAGTCCTGATCAAGGCGGGCCTGCCCACGTTCATCCGCCGCCCTCGCGGCCGCGACATCTACGCCGCTTGCGGCCAGCTCAAGCGCACCGTTTCCGACGAGCCTTTGATCGCGCTGCGTCCCTGACGCGACTGCTTCCAGCTCCATGGGAGATTGGCCGAGTCGGCCATCTGCTGCTCACCCGCGCTCATCCCACTCTGCTATGACTTGGGCCCCCGGCACGGGTGTATCGTTTGGGGATGCGCGCCGCCAAGAGCAAAGAGCCGAAAGCCAAAAGCGCAGGGCGCGTCGTCCGGACGAACGACCAAACCAACGACCAGACCGACGACCAACGACTGACGCTGCGCGACTACGCCGTCGGCGACTTCGACGCGCTGCTCGCGCTCGACCAGCAGTGTTTCGCCGAAGGCATCGCTTATCCCGCCGCGGAACTCAACCACTTCATCCGCCGCCGCCGCGCCTTCACCATCGTTGCGGAGGATGAACGTGGAGCACTCGCCGGCTTCCTCATCGCGCACATGCAACGCGATTACGGATGGATCGTCACCATCGACATACGCGCGGACGCGCGCCGCAGCGGCCTGGGCACGCGCCTGATGGCAGCCGCGGAAGAGCGCTTGCGCGCCGCGGGCGCCGTCGCCATCGTGCTCGAAGTCGCGGTCGATAATCTTGCGGCGGTGAATTTCTACAAACGGCTCGGCTACACCATCATCCGCACCATCCCGCGCTATTACCTCGATTCGCTCGACGCCTTCCAGATGGCCAAACGCTTCTGACCACCTGGCTCGCGCGCCCGCTTTGCTACAATCGCGCATTCCGAATGAAGCGATGCTCATCCTCCTGATCTTTCTCGCCGGCGCGCTCCACGGGCTTGGCCCTGACCATCTCGCGGCCATCACCGCGCTCAGCGCGGTGAGCGGAGGCACTCGCCGCGTCGTCTTTGTCTCGGCCCGCTTCGCCATCGGACACGCCGCCGTGATCGCTGCCGCCGGCCTGGCCGCGCACTTCGGCCGGGGACTGCTGTCGCAGGACTGGGAGATCCGTCTTGACGTCGCTGCGGGCACACTGCTCTTGCTTGCCGGCCTCGTGATGCTAGCGGCGCTGCTGTTCGGCAAGATCGAGCTTCATTCGCATTCGCACGCGCACGTCCATTCCCACGACGCGTCCCATGACGCGTCACACCGCGCGCACCAGCACCGCCACTTCCATCTGCACTTCTTCACTCGCGACTCTTCCCACGCACCCCATCGTCATGGCGAAGGACGCCTCGCCGCCGCCCTG
This window of the Acidobacteriota bacterium genome carries:
- a CDS encoding GNAT family N-acetyltransferase, which gives rise to MRAAKSKEPKAKSAGRVVRTNDQTNDQTDDQRLTLRDYAVGDFDALLALDQQCFAEGIAYPAAELNHFIRRRRAFTIVAEDERGALAGFLIAHMQRDYGWIVTIDIRADARRSGLGTRLMAAAEERLRAAGAVAIVLEVAVDNLAAVNFYKRLGYTIIRTIPRYYLDSLDAFQMAKRF